From one Anabas testudineus chromosome 21, fAnaTes1.2, whole genome shotgun sequence genomic stretch:
- the cracdla gene encoding cancer-related regulator of actin dynamics isoform X1 — protein MESFTGDTEESTEDIGGRKKSKLKSLKTRLFGRSKRTVGAREAKLSQSASDITAGKGLGSNEDLACSQGTMGSRALSHDSIFLADEVLTEAEPAKVLSQENVHSKIKTLQMKLQQQKLHLGPPPLVRPIRHPEELGCHSEDDSLLQSPVEISGGDVASQGALSKTMSPTSSSPLSPLPKPALTKSVPLPPSLPLLISNSSNSPSSVVEPPLDFSSPAEFTPCLDTSAARHRMSVKPRNQRASTKRRHTAADARSYTHTLNNVHHPEPVKEEEQQIVKVEVTLGTEQGEADTPILSQPSTKCPEVAPVTSDMAPKSSSLTSQQDNTPPGTVPSVSSEVLRVKPRRPVDVKERPHSSYIESELKDKREGGFEIQLMSHDKKNALIKTGMTEGSSVQPPSTFGSMVAFRSSSFHQQVIGEIENTRGIKRPAQGSGSFHSSITTSKTRDGERPRSGSFVGDFKKAEAKAIGRPEDKALSSMREKEELRDLQPKAGGFAMGRHRPEGAPHKSPVLPWERKDSSKKTESVTLSKNVITDTSSVAVEEVGSNQEAMEEALEAQEVHEEEGKTFGIKLRPTSQSMRFRSDASSNRHSKATVCEEQGDKQKRQEISDNVTCNSKKLPTNVSSTPSTAGDIQLTVAHPFGFTFPVKNNLPSTCNSHVMPTDAQTTSSNPKQVETSPEAPREPQPAPQTASPEVSWMTLAMEKTRSLQQLFTSRFPRDFTAVQTAVRPQAQVQTINQTDPQNGSQMQTQAVKIQQSTTPVQTANQASTNTVKAETVQSTTQSVKPSQTAVQQKTSATSTGLSSREQQMSKQVNEPQSAPQAGSHPPVQTNPLTTQSSLRSATQTETSSHFSQGSATQPLAQSCLSSSCQQDTPEQPPWSNRSLHRTNQLKSTTSVSTTSSATAPSPGKGEREANVQEKEGFSVPGRRTVWSGSVSERAAFLEKRAETTNALGTKGVELRKAQTELQAASDTPALTKDVAPSKDTKPDRRDGVKPPESSPVKVPYRPCEEKLLRKNVASPSSSPVQPSALQSMAESGQPSWMELAKRKSMAWSDKTMD, from the exons ATGGAGTCTTTTACTGGCGATACAGAAGAAAGCACTGAGGACATCGGAG GACGAAAAAAGTCCAAACTCAAGTCTCTGAAAACTCGTCTATTCGGGAGGAGTAAAAGAACAGTTGGAGCACGAGAAGCCAAACTCAGCCAGTCAGCCAGTGACATTACTGCAGGAAAGGGACTTGGATCGAATGAAGATTTGGC ATGCTCCCAAGGAACGATGGGATCACGAGCACTGTCCCACGACAGCATCTTTCTCGCTGATGAGGTCTTGACAGAAGCTGAACCTGCCAAGGTCTTATCCCAGGAGAACGTGCACAGTAAGATCAAAACTCTGCAG ATGAAGCTTCAGCAACAGAAGTTGCATCTGGGCCCACCACCTTTGGTTCGGCCAATCAGACATCCAGAGGAACTAGGTTGCCATTCAGAGGATGACAGTCTTCTTCAGAGTCCTGTTGAGATCTCAGGAGGTGATGTTGCATCTCAGGGAGCCCTAAGCAAG aCCATGTCCCCAACATCATCTAGTCCTCTCTCACCTCTTCCCAAACCTGCCCTGACTAAATCTGTGCCCCTGCCTCCATCCCTACCTTTGCTTATTTCTAACTCCTCCAATTCACCATCTTCCGTTGTTGAGCCACCGTTGGACTTCAGCTCTCCAGCTGAGTTCACCCCCTGCCTGGATACGTCTGCTGCCCGTCATCGGATGTCTGTCAAACCCAGAAATCAAAGGGCCAGCACCAAGAGGAGACACACTGCA GCTGATGCTAGGTCTTACACACATACCTTGAACAATGTCCACCACCCTGAGCCTGTTaaagaagaagagcagcagaTTGTTAAAGTTGAGGTGACACTGGGAACAGAACAAGGAGAGGCAGACACTCCCATCCTATCTCAGCCTTCTACAAAATGCCCAGAGGTGGCACCGGTCACATCAGACATGGCACCTAAATCATCCAGTCTAACTTCTCAACAGGACAATACTCCTCCAGGGACAGTGCCCTCCGTATCTTCTGAAGTACTTCGAGTTAAGCCTCGCAGGCCCGTGGATGTAAAGGAACGACCACATTCGTCTTATATAGAGTCAGAACTGAAGGATAAAAGAGAGGGAGGGTTTGAGATACAATTAATGTCCCATGATAAGAAGAatgctttaataaaaactgGAATGACTGAAGGCTCCTCGGTCCAGCCCCCATCAACCTTTGGCTCCATGGTGGCATTCCGGTCTTCATCTTTTCACCAGCAGGTTATTGGTGAGATAGAAAACACAAGGGGAATAAAGAGACCTGCCCAAGGATCTGGGTCCTTCCATTCCTCCATTACCACCTCCAAAACACGAGATGGAGAAAGACCTCGGTCAGGCAGTTTTGTTGGAGATTTCAAAAAAGCTGAAGCCAAGGCAATAGGGAGACCAGAGGATAAAGCTTTATCAAGCATGAGGGAAAAGGAGGAACTGAGAGACTTACAGCCTAAAGCGGGGGGCTTTGCTATGGGACGACACAGACCAGAGGGAGCTCCACATAAAAGTCCAGTACTTCCATGGGAGAGGAAGGACAGCTCCAAAAAGACAGAATCAGTGACATTATCTAAAAATGTAATCACAGATACAAGCTCTGTAGCAGTAGAGGAGGTGGGCAGTAACCAGGAGGCAATGGAAGAGGCATTGGAAGCGCAAGAGGTTCatgaggaagaaggaaaaacgTTTGGTATCAAACTACGCCCTACGTCTCAGTCGATGAGATTCCGATCTGATGCCTCTTCTAATCGTCATTCAAAGGCAACAGTGTGTGAGGAGCaaggtgacaaacaaaaaagacaagaaataagTGATAATGTAACCTGCAATTCTAAAAAACTGCCAACAAACGTCTCTAGCACACCATCCACCGCTGGAGACATCCAACTGACAG TTGCACATCCATTTGGCTTCACCTTTCCTGTCAAGAATAACCTGCCATCTACTTGCAATTCTCATGTCATGCCCACAGACGCCCAAACAACCTCCTCAAACCCCAAACAAGTAGAAACCTCCCCTGAAGCGCCTCGAGAGCCGCAACCTGCCCCCCAAACAGCCTCACCTGAAGTGTCATGGATGACTTTGGCAATGGAAAAGACCAGAagcctgcagcagctgtttacaAGTAGATTCCCCAGAGATTTTACAGCCGTGCAGACTGCAGTTCGACCACAAGCACAAGTGCAGACAATCAATCAAACAGATCCACAGAATGGATCACAAATGCAGACACAGGCTGTAAAAATACAGCAGAGTACAACACCAGTACAGACTGCAAATCAGGCATCGACTAATACAGTGAAAGCAGAAACAGTGCAAAGTACAACACAGTCTGTCAAACCATCACAAACAGCAGTCCAGCAGAAGACATCGGCAACGTCTACTGGTCTGTCTTCTAGAGAACAACAAATGTCTAAACAAGTCAATGAACCCCAGTCTGCCCCACAGGCTGGATCTCATCCACCTGTACAGACCAACCCACTGACAACCCAGTCTTCCTTGCGGTCtgccacacaaacagagacatcatCTCACTTTTCACAAGGTAGTGCCACACAGCCTCTTGCACAATCTTGCCTGTCTTCTTCTTGCCAGCAAGACACACCCGAACAACCCCCATGGAGCAATCGAAGTTTGCACCGCACCAACCAGCTCAAATCCACCACTTCAGTTTCTACCACCTCATCAGCCACAGCTCCTTCCCCGGGAAAGGGGGAAAGAGAAGCCAACGTGCAGGAAAAAGAGGGTTTCTCAGTGCCAGGAAGACGGACAGTGTGGAGTGGATCGGTGAGCGAGAGAGCTGCTTTTTTGGAGAAACGGGCAGAGACGACCAATGCACTAGGAACCAAGGGG GTGGAATTGAGAAAAGCTCAAACAGAACTGCAGGCAGCAAGTGACACCCCTGCCTTGACCAAAGATGTGGCTCCAAGCAAGGACACAAAACCGGATAGAAGAGATGGGGTAAAACCTCCAG AGTCAAGTCCCGTCAAAGTTCCTTACAGGCCCTGTGAGGAGAAATTGCTAAGGAAAAATGTGGCATCGCCCTCATCGTCACCTGTACAGCCATCAGCATTGCAGTCCATGGCTGAAAGTGGCCAGCCATCATGGATGGAACTTGCCAAGAGAAAGTCAATGGCCTGGAGTGACAAGACTATGGACTAA
- the cracdla gene encoding cancer-related regulator of actin dynamics isoform X2, which produces MESFTGDTEESTEDIGGRKKSKLKSLKTRLFGRSKRTVGAREAKLSQSASDITAGKGLGSNEDLACSQGTMGSRALSHDSIFLADEVLTEAEPAKVLSQENVHSKIKTLQMKLQQQKLHLGPPPLVRPIRHPEELGCHSEDDSLLQSPVEISGGDVASQGALSKTMSPTSSSPLSPLPKPALTKSVPLPPSLPLLISNSSNSPSSVVEPPLDFSSPAEFTPCLDTSAARHRMSVKPRNQRASTKRRHTAADARSYTHTLNNVHHPEPVKEEEQQIVKVEVTLGTEQGEADTPILSQPSTKCPEVAPVTSDMAPKSSSLTSQQDNTPPGTVPSVSSEVLRVKPRRPVDVKERPHSSYIESELKDKREGGFEIQLMSHDKKNALIKTGMTEGSSVQPPSTFGSMVAFRSSSFHQQVIGEIENTRGIKRPAQGSGSFHSSITTSKTRDGERPRSGSFVGDFKKAEAKAIGRPEDKALSSMREKEELRDLQPKAGGFAMGRHRPEGAPHKSPVLPWERKDSSKKTESVTLSKNVITDTSSVAVEEVGSNQEAMEEALEAQEVHEEEGKTFGIKLRPTSQSMRFRSDASSNRHSKATVCEEQGDKQKRQEISDNVTCNSKKLPTNVSSTPSTAGDIQLTDAQTTSSNPKQVETSPEAPREPQPAPQTASPEVSWMTLAMEKTRSLQQLFTSRFPRDFTAVQTAVRPQAQVQTINQTDPQNGSQMQTQAVKIQQSTTPVQTANQASTNTVKAETVQSTTQSVKPSQTAVQQKTSATSTGLSSREQQMSKQVNEPQSAPQAGSHPPVQTNPLTTQSSLRSATQTETSSHFSQGSATQPLAQSCLSSSCQQDTPEQPPWSNRSLHRTNQLKSTTSVSTTSSATAPSPGKGEREANVQEKEGFSVPGRRTVWSGSVSERAAFLEKRAETTNALGTKGVELRKAQTELQAASDTPALTKDVAPSKDTKPDRRDGVKPPESSPVKVPYRPCEEKLLRKNVASPSSSPVQPSALQSMAESGQPSWMELAKRKSMAWSDKTMD; this is translated from the exons ATGGAGTCTTTTACTGGCGATACAGAAGAAAGCACTGAGGACATCGGAG GACGAAAAAAGTCCAAACTCAAGTCTCTGAAAACTCGTCTATTCGGGAGGAGTAAAAGAACAGTTGGAGCACGAGAAGCCAAACTCAGCCAGTCAGCCAGTGACATTACTGCAGGAAAGGGACTTGGATCGAATGAAGATTTGGC ATGCTCCCAAGGAACGATGGGATCACGAGCACTGTCCCACGACAGCATCTTTCTCGCTGATGAGGTCTTGACAGAAGCTGAACCTGCCAAGGTCTTATCCCAGGAGAACGTGCACAGTAAGATCAAAACTCTGCAG ATGAAGCTTCAGCAACAGAAGTTGCATCTGGGCCCACCACCTTTGGTTCGGCCAATCAGACATCCAGAGGAACTAGGTTGCCATTCAGAGGATGACAGTCTTCTTCAGAGTCCTGTTGAGATCTCAGGAGGTGATGTTGCATCTCAGGGAGCCCTAAGCAAG aCCATGTCCCCAACATCATCTAGTCCTCTCTCACCTCTTCCCAAACCTGCCCTGACTAAATCTGTGCCCCTGCCTCCATCCCTACCTTTGCTTATTTCTAACTCCTCCAATTCACCATCTTCCGTTGTTGAGCCACCGTTGGACTTCAGCTCTCCAGCTGAGTTCACCCCCTGCCTGGATACGTCTGCTGCCCGTCATCGGATGTCTGTCAAACCCAGAAATCAAAGGGCCAGCACCAAGAGGAGACACACTGCA GCTGATGCTAGGTCTTACACACATACCTTGAACAATGTCCACCACCCTGAGCCTGTTaaagaagaagagcagcagaTTGTTAAAGTTGAGGTGACACTGGGAACAGAACAAGGAGAGGCAGACACTCCCATCCTATCTCAGCCTTCTACAAAATGCCCAGAGGTGGCACCGGTCACATCAGACATGGCACCTAAATCATCCAGTCTAACTTCTCAACAGGACAATACTCCTCCAGGGACAGTGCCCTCCGTATCTTCTGAAGTACTTCGAGTTAAGCCTCGCAGGCCCGTGGATGTAAAGGAACGACCACATTCGTCTTATATAGAGTCAGAACTGAAGGATAAAAGAGAGGGAGGGTTTGAGATACAATTAATGTCCCATGATAAGAAGAatgctttaataaaaactgGAATGACTGAAGGCTCCTCGGTCCAGCCCCCATCAACCTTTGGCTCCATGGTGGCATTCCGGTCTTCATCTTTTCACCAGCAGGTTATTGGTGAGATAGAAAACACAAGGGGAATAAAGAGACCTGCCCAAGGATCTGGGTCCTTCCATTCCTCCATTACCACCTCCAAAACACGAGATGGAGAAAGACCTCGGTCAGGCAGTTTTGTTGGAGATTTCAAAAAAGCTGAAGCCAAGGCAATAGGGAGACCAGAGGATAAAGCTTTATCAAGCATGAGGGAAAAGGAGGAACTGAGAGACTTACAGCCTAAAGCGGGGGGCTTTGCTATGGGACGACACAGACCAGAGGGAGCTCCACATAAAAGTCCAGTACTTCCATGGGAGAGGAAGGACAGCTCCAAAAAGACAGAATCAGTGACATTATCTAAAAATGTAATCACAGATACAAGCTCTGTAGCAGTAGAGGAGGTGGGCAGTAACCAGGAGGCAATGGAAGAGGCATTGGAAGCGCAAGAGGTTCatgaggaagaaggaaaaacgTTTGGTATCAAACTACGCCCTACGTCTCAGTCGATGAGATTCCGATCTGATGCCTCTTCTAATCGTCATTCAAAGGCAACAGTGTGTGAGGAGCaaggtgacaaacaaaaaagacaagaaataagTGATAATGTAACCTGCAATTCTAAAAAACTGCCAACAAACGTCTCTAGCACACCATCCACCGCTGGAGACATCCAACTGACAG ACGCCCAAACAACCTCCTCAAACCCCAAACAAGTAGAAACCTCCCCTGAAGCGCCTCGAGAGCCGCAACCTGCCCCCCAAACAGCCTCACCTGAAGTGTCATGGATGACTTTGGCAATGGAAAAGACCAGAagcctgcagcagctgtttacaAGTAGATTCCCCAGAGATTTTACAGCCGTGCAGACTGCAGTTCGACCACAAGCACAAGTGCAGACAATCAATCAAACAGATCCACAGAATGGATCACAAATGCAGACACAGGCTGTAAAAATACAGCAGAGTACAACACCAGTACAGACTGCAAATCAGGCATCGACTAATACAGTGAAAGCAGAAACAGTGCAAAGTACAACACAGTCTGTCAAACCATCACAAACAGCAGTCCAGCAGAAGACATCGGCAACGTCTACTGGTCTGTCTTCTAGAGAACAACAAATGTCTAAACAAGTCAATGAACCCCAGTCTGCCCCACAGGCTGGATCTCATCCACCTGTACAGACCAACCCACTGACAACCCAGTCTTCCTTGCGGTCtgccacacaaacagagacatcatCTCACTTTTCACAAGGTAGTGCCACACAGCCTCTTGCACAATCTTGCCTGTCTTCTTCTTGCCAGCAAGACACACCCGAACAACCCCCATGGAGCAATCGAAGTTTGCACCGCACCAACCAGCTCAAATCCACCACTTCAGTTTCTACCACCTCATCAGCCACAGCTCCTTCCCCGGGAAAGGGGGAAAGAGAAGCCAACGTGCAGGAAAAAGAGGGTTTCTCAGTGCCAGGAAGACGGACAGTGTGGAGTGGATCGGTGAGCGAGAGAGCTGCTTTTTTGGAGAAACGGGCAGAGACGACCAATGCACTAGGAACCAAGGGG GTGGAATTGAGAAAAGCTCAAACAGAACTGCAGGCAGCAAGTGACACCCCTGCCTTGACCAAAGATGTGGCTCCAAGCAAGGACACAAAACCGGATAGAAGAGATGGGGTAAAACCTCCAG AGTCAAGTCCCGTCAAAGTTCCTTACAGGCCCTGTGAGGAGAAATTGCTAAGGAAAAATGTGGCATCGCCCTCATCGTCACCTGTACAGCCATCAGCATTGCAGTCCATGGCTGAAAGTGGCCAGCCATCATGGATGGAACTTGCCAAGAGAAAGTCAATGGCCTGGAGTGACAAGACTATGGACTAA
- the cracdla gene encoding uncharacterized protein cracdla isoform X3, translating to MESFTGDTEESTEDIGGRKKSKLKSLKTRLFGRSKRTVGAREAKLSQSASDITAGKGLGSNEDLACSQGTMGSRALSHDSIFLADEVLTEAEPAKVLSQENVHSKIKTLQMKLQQQKLHLGPPPLVRPIRHPEELGCHSEDDSLLQSPVEISGGDVASQGALSKTMSPTSSSPLSPLPKPALTKSVPLPPSLPLLISNSSNSPSSVVEPPLDFSSPAEFTPCLDTSAARHRMSVKPRNQRASTKRRHTAADARSYTHTLNNVHHPEPVKEEEQQIVKVEVTLGTEQGEADTPILSQPSTKCPEVAPVTSDMAPKSSSLTSQQDNTPPGTVPSVSSEVLRVKPRRPVDVKERPHSSYIESELKDKREGGFEIQLMSHDKKNALIKTGMTEGSSVQPPSTFGSMVAFRSSSFHQQVIGEIENTRGIKRPAQGSGSFHSSITTSKTRDGERPRSGSFVGDFKKAEAKAIGRPEDKALSSMREKEELRDLQPKAGGFAMGRHRPEGAPHKSPVLPWERKDSSKKTESVTLSKNVITDTSSVAVEEVGSNQEAMEEALEAQEVHEEEGKTFGIKLRPTSQSMRFRSDASSNRHSKATVCEEQGDKQKRQEISDNVTCNSKKLPTNVSSTPSTAGDIQLTVAHPFGFTFPVKNNLPSTCNSHVMPTDAQTTSSNPKQVETSPEAPREPQPAPQTASPEVSWMTLAMEKTRSLQQLFTSRFPRDFTAVQTAVRPQAQVQTINQTDPQNGSQMQTQAVKIQQSTTPVQTANQASTNTVKAETVQSTTQSVKPSQTAVQQKTSATSTGLSSREQQMSKQVNEPQSAPQAGSHPPVQTNPLTTQSSLRSATQTETSSHFSQGSATQPLAQSCLSSSCQQDTPEQPPWSNRSLHRTNQLKSTTSVSTTSSATAPSPGKGEREANVQEKEGFSVPGRRTVWSGSVSERAAFLEKRAETTNALGTKGVCGGIEKSSNRTAGSK from the exons ATGGAGTCTTTTACTGGCGATACAGAAGAAAGCACTGAGGACATCGGAG GACGAAAAAAGTCCAAACTCAAGTCTCTGAAAACTCGTCTATTCGGGAGGAGTAAAAGAACAGTTGGAGCACGAGAAGCCAAACTCAGCCAGTCAGCCAGTGACATTACTGCAGGAAAGGGACTTGGATCGAATGAAGATTTGGC ATGCTCCCAAGGAACGATGGGATCACGAGCACTGTCCCACGACAGCATCTTTCTCGCTGATGAGGTCTTGACAGAAGCTGAACCTGCCAAGGTCTTATCCCAGGAGAACGTGCACAGTAAGATCAAAACTCTGCAG ATGAAGCTTCAGCAACAGAAGTTGCATCTGGGCCCACCACCTTTGGTTCGGCCAATCAGACATCCAGAGGAACTAGGTTGCCATTCAGAGGATGACAGTCTTCTTCAGAGTCCTGTTGAGATCTCAGGAGGTGATGTTGCATCTCAGGGAGCCCTAAGCAAG aCCATGTCCCCAACATCATCTAGTCCTCTCTCACCTCTTCCCAAACCTGCCCTGACTAAATCTGTGCCCCTGCCTCCATCCCTACCTTTGCTTATTTCTAACTCCTCCAATTCACCATCTTCCGTTGTTGAGCCACCGTTGGACTTCAGCTCTCCAGCTGAGTTCACCCCCTGCCTGGATACGTCTGCTGCCCGTCATCGGATGTCTGTCAAACCCAGAAATCAAAGGGCCAGCACCAAGAGGAGACACACTGCA GCTGATGCTAGGTCTTACACACATACCTTGAACAATGTCCACCACCCTGAGCCTGTTaaagaagaagagcagcagaTTGTTAAAGTTGAGGTGACACTGGGAACAGAACAAGGAGAGGCAGACACTCCCATCCTATCTCAGCCTTCTACAAAATGCCCAGAGGTGGCACCGGTCACATCAGACATGGCACCTAAATCATCCAGTCTAACTTCTCAACAGGACAATACTCCTCCAGGGACAGTGCCCTCCGTATCTTCTGAAGTACTTCGAGTTAAGCCTCGCAGGCCCGTGGATGTAAAGGAACGACCACATTCGTCTTATATAGAGTCAGAACTGAAGGATAAAAGAGAGGGAGGGTTTGAGATACAATTAATGTCCCATGATAAGAAGAatgctttaataaaaactgGAATGACTGAAGGCTCCTCGGTCCAGCCCCCATCAACCTTTGGCTCCATGGTGGCATTCCGGTCTTCATCTTTTCACCAGCAGGTTATTGGTGAGATAGAAAACACAAGGGGAATAAAGAGACCTGCCCAAGGATCTGGGTCCTTCCATTCCTCCATTACCACCTCCAAAACACGAGATGGAGAAAGACCTCGGTCAGGCAGTTTTGTTGGAGATTTCAAAAAAGCTGAAGCCAAGGCAATAGGGAGACCAGAGGATAAAGCTTTATCAAGCATGAGGGAAAAGGAGGAACTGAGAGACTTACAGCCTAAAGCGGGGGGCTTTGCTATGGGACGACACAGACCAGAGGGAGCTCCACATAAAAGTCCAGTACTTCCATGGGAGAGGAAGGACAGCTCCAAAAAGACAGAATCAGTGACATTATCTAAAAATGTAATCACAGATACAAGCTCTGTAGCAGTAGAGGAGGTGGGCAGTAACCAGGAGGCAATGGAAGAGGCATTGGAAGCGCAAGAGGTTCatgaggaagaaggaaaaacgTTTGGTATCAAACTACGCCCTACGTCTCAGTCGATGAGATTCCGATCTGATGCCTCTTCTAATCGTCATTCAAAGGCAACAGTGTGTGAGGAGCaaggtgacaaacaaaaaagacaagaaataagTGATAATGTAACCTGCAATTCTAAAAAACTGCCAACAAACGTCTCTAGCACACCATCCACCGCTGGAGACATCCAACTGACAG TTGCACATCCATTTGGCTTCACCTTTCCTGTCAAGAATAACCTGCCATCTACTTGCAATTCTCATGTCATGCCCACAGACGCCCAAACAACCTCCTCAAACCCCAAACAAGTAGAAACCTCCCCTGAAGCGCCTCGAGAGCCGCAACCTGCCCCCCAAACAGCCTCACCTGAAGTGTCATGGATGACTTTGGCAATGGAAAAGACCAGAagcctgcagcagctgtttacaAGTAGATTCCCCAGAGATTTTACAGCCGTGCAGACTGCAGTTCGACCACAAGCACAAGTGCAGACAATCAATCAAACAGATCCACAGAATGGATCACAAATGCAGACACAGGCTGTAAAAATACAGCAGAGTACAACACCAGTACAGACTGCAAATCAGGCATCGACTAATACAGTGAAAGCAGAAACAGTGCAAAGTACAACACAGTCTGTCAAACCATCACAAACAGCAGTCCAGCAGAAGACATCGGCAACGTCTACTGGTCTGTCTTCTAGAGAACAACAAATGTCTAAACAAGTCAATGAACCCCAGTCTGCCCCACAGGCTGGATCTCATCCACCTGTACAGACCAACCCACTGACAACCCAGTCTTCCTTGCGGTCtgccacacaaacagagacatcatCTCACTTTTCACAAGGTAGTGCCACACAGCCTCTTGCACAATCTTGCCTGTCTTCTTCTTGCCAGCAAGACACACCCGAACAACCCCCATGGAGCAATCGAAGTTTGCACCGCACCAACCAGCTCAAATCCACCACTTCAGTTTCTACCACCTCATCAGCCACAGCTCCTTCCCCGGGAAAGGGGGAAAGAGAAGCCAACGTGCAGGAAAAAGAGGGTTTCTCAGTGCCAGGAAGACGGACAGTGTGGAGTGGATCGGTGAGCGAGAGAGCTGCTTTTTTGGAGAAACGGGCAGAGACGACCAATGCACTAGGAACCAAGGGGGTTTGTG GTGGAATTGAGAAAAGCTCAAACAGAACTGCAGGCAGCAAGTGA